A region of Paucidesulfovibrio gracilis DSM 16080 DNA encodes the following proteins:
- a CDS encoding protoporphyrinogen/coproporphyrinogen oxidase: MHVKYLIIGAGPTGLGAAHRLRELGEQSFAVLEREGHPGGLAASFRDTQGFTWDFGGHVLFSHYDYFDRLTDELLDGEYYEHERESWVRVAGTWVPYPFQNNIRHLPPALRWKCVQGLLPGNRPEPGPGVRPADFGQWIDTVFGPGIAEVFMRPYNYKVWATPPERMGYSWIGERVSLVALEKVLENILLEQDDVAWGPNNTFRFPKKGGTGAIFQALARRVEKHVQYGQAVTRVFAREHRAVTDQGLELEYDVLLNTGPLDLLVRRWLDRPDADMVEAAAQLAHNSVHVTGLGVDGLGTDPRHMGEDTRCWMYFPDTQIPFYRMTNFHHYSPQNTAHPGSQRALMCETATSEHKKEDLDSLSERVVRGLQRADLLDRGEKKRIVSRFEISREYGYPVPTLERDNALETIQPRLESLDIYSRGRFGGWKYEVGNMDHSVMQGVEWAQRMLEERKETTYTLSS; encoded by the coding sequence ATGCATGTAAAATATCTGATCATTGGTGCCGGGCCGACCGGTCTCGGCGCGGCGCATCGGCTGCGGGAGCTGGGCGAGCAATCCTTTGCCGTGCTGGAACGGGAGGGGCATCCCGGCGGTCTGGCCGCCAGCTTTCGCGATACCCAGGGCTTTACCTGGGACTTTGGCGGACACGTGCTGTTTTCCCACTACGATTATTTCGACAGGCTCACGGATGAGCTGCTGGACGGGGAATATTACGAACATGAGCGGGAATCCTGGGTCCGGGTGGCCGGAACCTGGGTGCCGTACCCCTTTCAGAACAACATCCGCCACCTGCCTCCGGCCCTGCGTTGGAAATGCGTGCAGGGGCTGCTCCCCGGAAATCGGCCCGAGCCTGGTCCCGGCGTCCGGCCCGCGGATTTCGGCCAATGGATCGACACCGTGTTCGGCCCGGGCATCGCGGAAGTGTTCATGCGGCCCTATAATTATAAGGTATGGGCCACCCCGCCGGAGCGCATGGGCTATTCCTGGATCGGCGAACGCGTCAGCCTCGTGGCCCTGGAAAAAGTGCTGGAAAATATCCTCCTGGAACAGGACGATGTGGCCTGGGGACCGAACAATACCTTTCGGTTTCCCAAAAAGGGCGGCACCGGAGCCATTTTCCAGGCCTTGGCCCGTCGTGTGGAGAAGCATGTCCAGTACGGCCAGGCCGTGACCCGCGTGTTTGCCCGGGAGCACCGGGCCGTCACGGATCAGGGGCTGGAACTGGAATACGACGTGCTGCTCAACACCGGACCGCTGGACCTGCTGGTGCGCCGCTGGCTGGACCGGCCCGACGCCGACATGGTCGAAGCCGCCGCACAGCTGGCCCACAACAGCGTACACGTCACAGGTCTGGGCGTGGACGGCCTGGGTACGGACCCCCGGCATATGGGCGAGGATACCCGGTGCTGGATGTACTTCCCGGATACGCAGATTCCCTTTTACCGCATGACCAATTTCCATCACTATTCGCCGCAAAACACGGCGCACCCGGGCAGCCAGCGCGCCCTGATGTGCGAAACCGCGACCTCCGAACACAAGAAAGAAGATTTGGACAGCCTGAGCGAACGCGTGGTGCGCGGATTGCAACGCGCCGATCTGCTCGATCGCGGCGAGAAAAAACGCATTGTGTCCCGCTTTGAAATCAGCCGGGAATACGGCTACCCCGTCCCCACGCTGGAACGCGACAATGCCTTGGAAACAATTCAACCACGCTTGGAATCATTGGACATATATTCAAGAGGCCGCTTCGGTGGCTGGAAGTATGAAGTGGGCAACATGGACCACAGCGTCATGCAGGGGGTGGAATGGGCGCAACGAATGCTTGAAGAGCGCAAGGAAACCACATACACCCTTTCATCATGA